The Nymphaea colorata isolate Beijing-Zhang1983 chromosome 11, ASM883128v2, whole genome shotgun sequence genome includes the window GCAGCAGTCCTCGCTAATTGCTATAACTGGAATTCAGGACAACATTGAACTGCAAATCTTGAACCAGTTGGCCCTAATGGGGAACAACAGATTTCAACAATTAGTGTTACCAATAATCACTGCAAGAACAAACGCCGTCCCTGAAGTGGTGGAATCGGCTTGCATCTCTAACTATGATCTCTCTGTGTACGATCTTAGAGACGAGCTTTATTACAGTGTGGCAATCGCCACAAACACGAAGGTTCTTCATCACACGGATAGTACTCCCTTCCACGGTACTAATAAGCCCGAAGGCCATAGCCAGCCTTTCACTGTGAAAAGACAGACTTGCCTCTTTCTGCTCATCGTCGACGTCATGCAATGCAAAGCTTTTATCAGGAATGTAGCCAAACTCAATCAGTTTGCCACTCAACCAGTCCAGCTTTTCATGTATTTCCTTGCTCATTAGATGTGAAGCATCTCGAGCTATGAATTTATGGGTTTTATTCTTGATAGTGATCCAGCTGCATCCTGGAACTTTTCTTATTGCTCTCTGTTTCATCATCACCCTGGTTGTTGCAGCATCGCTCCATTTACCTGCGGCAGCATATATATTAGAGAGTAAAACATATGCTGCGCTACTAAGAGGTTCCAACTCAAATACAGCTTCAGCAGCTCTTCTTCCTActtccaaatttgaatgcacTCTGCAAGCGCTCAACAGAGCAAGCCACACCATAGccttttcttttataggcatctTTTTGATGAATTCTTCTGCCCTTTCCAACTCTCCGGACCGTCCCAAGATGTCCACCATACATACGTAGTGTTCGAGCTGGACAGAAATGGTAGGATCATGCTTCAACATTTCAAAATAATAGCGCCCCTTTGTTAGTAATCTAGCATGGCTACATGCTGTTAATATCCCAATGAATGTAATCTCGTCTGGTTTTTCACCTGACTGCTCCATTTGatcaaaaaatttgagtgcaAGAACACCATTTCCATGCTGTGCACATCCTACTATAATCGAATTCCACGAAACAATATTCCTGTCTTTTATGTGATTGAATGCAGTTATGGCGTCCTCCATATCACCACATTTAGAATACATTACAGTGAGACTGTTGCCCACAAATACATCAAAATCCAAACCCATCTTAATGGTAAGAGCGTGTGTTTCTTTCCCTCTGTCTAAGGCCTCTAAAGCACTACATGAGTTCAAAGCACTGGTGAACGTTGACTGGTTTGGCATCACGCTATTGTTCATCATAGCACAGAACACAGCAAGGGCATCTTCATGCTGATCATTCTGACCGTAACCACTCAGCAGGGCTGTCCACGAAACAACAGATTTCGGAGAAATTTCAGAGAACACTTGTGCTGAGTTTCTCATATTCTTGCACTCTGCATAAAGAGTAACAAATGCTGCGGAGATGAAAGCGTCAGAGATATACCCTGTTTTTATCAAATGGCAATGAATTTGAGTCCCTTGGCATAAAGCTGATAGACTAGAACATGCGCTAAGAACACAAACAAAGGTGCTTGAGGTAGGCAGAACTCCAGAATCCAACATTTTCATAAAGAAGGACAATGCCTCGTCGCTCCTCCCAATTTGATCGAGCCCACCGATCATGCAAGTCCATGAAATTGCGTTTGGATTCGGCATCTCCCTGAACAATTTTAAGGCATCCTCCACTCTCCCATTTCTGCAGTATCCATCAATCATGGCATTCCATGCAGCTGCATCTTTACACGGCATTTTCCTAAACAGCTTATTTGCTAATTCAATCCGGCGTGCCTGAGCTAGGCCTGCAACTATGGTAGTCCAAGAGACTACATTTCTCTCAGGCATCTCTTCAAACAGTTGATAAGCAAGGTCAAGATTTTGGCATCTCAAATATCCGGATATCATCGCATTCCAACTAGCAACATCACGGCTGGGCATTCCATCAAAAATTTTACGTGCCTCGTTCAACTTGCCGATCCTTGACAAGCCCACAATCATGATCGTGGAGACAAAAACATCCGGGGTGGCAATTGTATCGAAAACACGCTTGGCATCATCTAGTCTGTCCTGTTTAACGAAATTGGAGATAATGGCACGCAATGAAGGCCTATTTCTTTCAGACAAACCGTCAAAAGCTTGGTACCCAGCAATTGAATTGCCATTTCTAACACGATCATGCACCAAATCTACCACTTCTGCGGAGCTACATGTTCTTGCGTCAAGAAGTAGCGAGTACCAACAACATAAACTAGTGCCGAAAATCGATTGCAAATGAAAATCACGATAAACAACCTTCCTGCAGCAACATCGGAACATTGAGAAACAACTCagacaaaataaaagaattaaGTAGGTCAGAGGTTTTCTTATTGGACGACGCTCACGCTAATCGGCGAAAAGGAATCTCTTGATCCTCTTCactttcaaagagagagaattatTGTCTGTCGGAGTCCCAGGAGGTCCTTGGTTCAGTTCGATTACTCAAACCGCCCTTGCTGAAGTCATTACGGGTCGGGTATCAGACATTCCGGGTCCCTTTTTAGTCCCACCTCAGCTGCATCCTGCTATGTGTATGCACGTATCGGATTCGGGAACCGTTGgaaatgtctctctttctcgAGACACTCTTGGCTGGGAAAAAGAGATGCCGttcaaatacaagaaattttCACCTTATCAAGTGCAAGGCGTTTTGGAGCTTTCACTCTAGAGGTTATCATTCTTCCTTttgttcatccaaatgagagagatgagtCTTAAGAAATAACAGAGGTGCAACAAATGTCCCTCTTCTGGCTTATATTGAAACAAACTTTAAAACTATCTTTTTATGCATTTAGTCTGCCCAATTCCAATCGAAATAAAGAACAAGTGTTCATAACATTTAGTTTGCccaaatctatttttttatggatttaGTTTGCCTGAATCCAATCAAATCAGTCTCAAGTCATCGCAACTAATAATATATTAGAACAACCTGCATTCCTCAAACTTTGGAGTCATACAAGATAAGACATGTTCTCCTTGTGAGGTAGTTGGGAACAGAAACTAGCACAATGCTCCAATGTTTGgttattccatgaatttgtttcaatCTTTGAGACCGATTCATGTTTGTGTTCCTATTGTCAAATGACCCTTAAAGAAGGTAGATTGTCACATTTGGTCATAATTGGCTTTTTTAtgtctccttttcttttaagtAGTTGtgaaaagacattaaaaaaagagaaagaaaaaacatgtaaagggagaaaaattttgaaaaaactcgTCTCAAAATTGGGTTGATTAAACCCATTCCTTAAACGTAGAAAACCAGCTTCATAACATGCTAGATTCGCCTCGCTTTCTCTCAAAACATGTTAGAGAGCCTAAGATTCAGGTTTAGACCAACGGAGATGAGCATCCTGAGCACCATTAGCCTTCAACTTGAATGCATAATCTCTCTCCAGCAGGTTAGCAtcgaaaaaagaaatgaatgcaTTTTCCAATCCGGTTAAGCAAAAGAAACCTCAATAGCTTACAATGCTCTGTGCTTTAAAAAGATGTCTGACGAACAATATGATGTAAACCGGGtaaatttttgttgattttgctCTAATATCATGGTAAATACGATTTACAATCTATATACGAACCATTAGTTTTATGCTACTAAACAGAAAGAAGAGCGTAATTGAGTTTCAACCCCTGCTTTGTACAGCCTCAATCTCGCGCTACCAATTTCCTTACCATAAAAACGTTTGTATAGTATTTATCGAATATATAACACACTAAGGAATACCATCACTTTGCAATAAAAGGGGAGCATATGGTTCAGttgctccaattttttttttcagtgacAAGCAAACACCAAATTTTGTGAATTTGACAGAACGGCCGACCGAAAAGATGCTTGATTATACATGTTCTTGCTGTACATGTTTGCCAAAATTACTGAGAGAATCTCATTATAGTAGAGATACATGTTTCGCATGcctatttttttcaattgtaaCATTAACCTAAAACCCCTGATAAACCCCTCGCTGGAAACTTGCTATTTCGCCTTATGGCAATGAATGTACATTCTCTTATGGCGTGTACATTCTCTGATGGCGTACTCAAATCTCATCCTGTGGAGTGCCATTAACAGGCAAGTTTCATAAAAGCTTGTGGTCATGGCTCTGTTTAGGAAAGGTATGACCTTGGGAGTTTTAGGCCAGTAAacataaaagaagagaaaaaaaaaaggtagcaGAAACTCAAACTGACCTTACTGCGCAAGAAAATTCCTCATGAGAAATACGTACATACATGGATGATGATGAACTCCGGATCAAGAGAGTTACAAGGCAGCAGAAATCTGGCCGAAAGTGTCACCAACTAGCAGAGGGACCGGAGTCTCAGCATCACAGACTACATTAAAGAATGAAGACCATATCTACCATtgcgacaaaaaaaattgggtacaTAACCACTTGAGCTGAAACTATAGTAAAGGCTGATTTACGCAtgcaaaagaacaaaagcatTTTCAACATGATGCGAAATCCGTCTATCGTTGCAGAggagtaaatttttaaaattaacattGTTTAACATAACTATTAATATGACAATGCATAGTTCTTAGAATTAACGTCATTTACCAATATCATTGGTTGACAATGCAGGAAACCAAGGATAATTGACAACAGTGAGAATATAATCTCACAACGCTTGTAATCCCATGCACAAagctgaattattttcaaaGGAAACTGTACAAGGTTTAAGCAAAGCCTTCCCGAACCATGAGCACAACATAATTAATGCTCGTCGTAAATTTAGATTTCCAAACCAAAAATTTAGAACAGTAACGGTGTAAACCATACATAAGTCGGTCTTTTTAACAATTCAAAAAACCAACATATTAACCACAAGTATTTAGACAGCAACAACAGTTCACCTCGTTTCCTAAATGCTAAAAGGAAGAGGTCAGCAGAAACTAATTTCAACAAGATCCAACTTCACGTAACATGAAGAGCTACCAAAAATCTGTAGGAAGAATAAACCCAAGAAAATATATGTAAGACTGGCTGCAAAATTACTCAAACATCAGCGTCCTTCTCTTCAGCGTCCCTGCTAGCAGCAACTGCAGCAGAGGCAGCATTACTCTCCTCCTCTGTGGGAGGCTGAACTTGCTCCTCCTCAGGCAACGGCTCCTCAACATAATCATTCTCAAATGCATCTGCAGGCACCTCATACAATCTCACCTGCGGCTTCGATGGGTCCTTCACAAGCACATACTTCCCTTCATTGAGC containing:
- the LOC116264591 gene encoding pentatricopeptide repeat-containing protein At5g46460, mitochondrial: MFRCCCRKVVYRDFHLQSIFGTSLCCWYSLLLDARTCSSAEVVDLVHDRVRNGNSIAGYQAFDGLSERNRPSLRAIISNFVKQDRLDDAKRVFDTIATPDVFVSTIMIVGLSRIGKLNEARKIFDGMPSRDVASWNAMISGYLRCQNLDLAYQLFEEMPERNVVSWTTIVAGLAQARRIELANKLFRKMPCKDAAAWNAMIDGYCRNGRVEDALKLFREMPNPNAISWTCMIGGLDQIGRSDEALSFFMKMLDSGVLPTSSTFVCVLSACSSLSALCQGTQIHCHLIKTGYISDAFISAAFVTLYAECKNMRNSAQVFSEISPKSVVSWTALLSGYGQNDQHEDALAVFCAMMNNSVMPNQSTFTSALNSCSALEALDRGKETHALTIKMGLDFDVFVGNSLTVMYSKCGDMEDAITAFNHIKDRNIVSWNSIIVGCAQHGNGVLALKFFDQMEQSGEKPDEITFIGILTACSHARLLTKGRYYFEMLKHDPTISVQLEHYVCMVDILGRSGELERAEEFIKKMPIKEKAMVWLALLSACRVHSNLEVGRRAAEAVFELEPLSSAAYVLLSNIYAAAGKWSDAATTRVMMKQRAIRKVPGCSWITIKNKTHKFIARDASHLMSKEIHEKLDWLSGKLIEFGYIPDKSFALHDVDDEQKEASLSFHSERLAMAFGLISTVEGSTIRVMKNLRVCGDCHTVIKLVSKIVHREIIVRDASRFHHFRDGVCSCSDYW